TTCTTAGAGCAGGCATGGAAGGATGCTCTGTGCCAAAGGCAGGCATCCACTAGGTTTAACCCCATCCCtagaaatgttcaaggccaggttgtgtggggccctgagcaacctgattttATAGGTGCTATCGTTGTccttggcagggggttggaactagacaATTGTTATGGCCCCTTCCAACCCgaaccattctgtggttctaggATTCTTTGATTTAAGGAGGACACTTGTTCTACATGCCAGACCCTCTCCTAATTTGTTTTAACACCCAACTTGCCCAATTATTCTTTCAAGCCTTAAGGGGATCTCCTGCGTGTGCTCTTCATGCCATAAAGCTGCGCAAAGGTTTCCCCCGCTGGTAGTGCCTGAAGGACTGAGCTTGCATGTCCTCTACTCCTGCTGGCCAGGGTGCTGGGCATCATCCTCTTGACTGTGGTGAGCTTGAGGCAACCCTTTTGTGGCTGAAATCTGCCAGATTAGGGTATTTATTGTATGTAGCTGAATTCTTGAGCTCTCGCAGGCTGGCATAAGCATGTTGGCTGAAATGTGCAAGTTTTGTCTAAGTTCTGGTTAAAATGCCACTTGTAGTTTGcaactgcagcacagctgtttGCACGGTCACTCATGCACTTTAATGATTGCAGCCACAGGCTTTTGTATTTATGCAGGGTCCATTAAAGGCAATGCTGATTTCTTTTTGGCCTTTGAAATGTAAAGCAGGATCTCCTTCTATGACCTGAGATGACAACCAGCTTCACTGAGCAGTTACTTAGTAACACTGTAGAAAACCATTTTGAGCCTGACAAAATAAGGAGTCTAGAGAAGGTATCAGCTGGCCTTGCTGTGATAATGAAGTGATAGATGATAGATGTGGTCCTGCCTTAGTCAAGGCTCTCACTGAAGCCAATGGGAGTTCAGCTTTTAGGGAGAACTGCAGGAGTGtacatattattttttatgttataCAAATGTTACATGATTACAGGGAACAATGTATTTATTGGAATAAGATGCTTTAATATTAACATAATTCTCCATTACTTTATAGATGCTGCCCTGTGTAACACAAGAAAGTTTAGTTCCCCTTGAATAAAGGGTGAACTAGTAGCATCCTATTTTTGATGCTCTTTGGAAGCTTTCAACTAAGTGTTACAGAGAAATAGCACAATAGTTGGAGTTGTCCTGTACTATTCATCACATTCACAGATCTCCACAGCTTCATCTGCACTGAACAGGACTGGGGTCCTAAGCAGCTTCTCATACTCATAAAGGAAGCCAttctctgctctttcttttttttcgcCTGTGGAAAGTAtggtattttattaattttacctgctgcttttccatgaCATCCATCATTTTTCATCAGAGAAGTACACTACAGTTTCCTGACACTTTGTTTAGATGCTTGAAATTTCCTCTACAGGTTGAAGTAGGCTTTGCCTACTTATTAGCTGACAACTCTTGAAGTTGCAAATAAAGAGAGTTGAGTTTTGgtaaaccaaaaagaaaagaaaacaaaacaaaacaaagaagctGTCTGTCCTGCCTGAttgatttttcttaaatatctACTTCAGCTATGTGAATGTAATGTTGTGTAAGAGCATCAGCTGGCTGACTCACATGTGAAGATGCAATAACACTAAAGATCCTCTTTTTGCACTTAGGGTCTGACTCCAGCCCATTGCAGTCAGTCCCCTTGATTTCAGTGAGGTTTGGATCAGGTCAAACTGACAACTCAGGGTTGTCGCCAATCACTTAGGGTCCCAAAGCGTCCCAAGGCTGAAACCTGTATCTAGCAAGTGTTGAAGTTTACATTAATGTATGTACTTTTGGAACACGTGCCATAAATCCAAATTAAATGTCCATGTTTGCACTAAGGATGTTCTTGTGATAAGACTGTACTTTTCAGCATCTTTAACAATAATGTATTGattttttgagaaaggaaaaagaatgttGAACActcataatttaattttgtgtttctttgtctAGTTTTGCTTTTGTAGAACATAGGTAGGTGCAGGTGGTTTGAACTTTTAAGCAAATGTATGCAAAGAGCACCTGACTGTGTGGAGAGCAGGGTTAATAGTGTGCATGCAGTAGTGAATTTGCTCTGTCCcatcaaaatgaaatgtttatgTTGTGGACTAAAGGGGGACCTTTATGATCTGACTTTGATTTGCAAACTGATTCTTAAATACAGTCCTAAGTTGTTAAGTTAAAAcattttggtgtttggtttggagtttttgtGACCATTTTTGTATGGAGAAATTGTGGAACTACTTGATGCCTGTGGTTGCCTGGTTGTTCCCCATCACACAGTGGACATCTCTCCACTTTGGATGGCCAGTATTGCGGGTAACTCCTGTACACCCCCAAAAATGTGACCAGCTGAGTCTGAAGTGAGCAACGAAACAAGACCTAGAAAGATCCCAGTATCCTTCAGCTACTGGCAATCACAGCAGAGGGGTTTTAAGCCACTGAAGGTTCTTTTCATCTACTTTAAAACTGGTCATAATGCACTTGTTAGGTGGAAAAGTAGGAGTGTCTTAAGTTACTGTCAGGGCTGTTTATAGTGGTAACAATTCTTGTGGCAAGAGTACACATTTTGAGGTACAATTGTAAATATTTGTCTCAAACTTAGCACACATTGCATATGAAATGGTTTTAATCTTTTTTGTCTTCCATACTTTTAAATCTAAGCTTTTATTAATTTATGAGGTTGATAAGTTCTGCAAATCTGAATGTACAGTCTGAGGTTTTTAACATTCGAAACTTTGCACACGACATGGTATGTTACCCTGAGTATGCTGTTGAACTAGGCTCTTCATGAATATGTATAAATTACAGTTGAGAATTTTCTCTGACTGCAAGTTTAAATGAACTATATTGTATATGTACCTGTAAAAATGTGTTAaatctatatttaaaaattaaaaacttgttAAATAAACCATATGAGAATATGCAATTCTGTTCAAAGATGCCTCTGCTATAattctagaggaaaaaaaattctcagtgttggttttatttaatttctttgaaacAACTATGCATTTTGATTTTAAGGTAAATCAGTGGCAGATGATCCAGTTAGCTTCTTGCTGGATGTGGTGACAGTGAAATTCAGAGAGGAACCCTAGTGTTCACTGAAATCTGATAGAATAGCCATGGAAATCCCAACCTGGCCCATGGTGTCTCCATCCGCAGCCTCTCCTGCATCCCAGAATGGTTCAGGGTGTCTCGATCCCCAGCCTTCCCTTCATACCAGCACTGAGCAATGCTGCTAGGAGGAACCTCTGGACTGAGGACCACAGGACTGTGCTCATGGGTGGGACCATGTGGGCATCAACAGCCCTTCTCAGGTGCCAGAGAGGTGTCCTGGGGACACATCTCAGcaggtgggagggaggagacCCCTGTCAGTGGGTTCTGCCTCTAGGGATGTGCTGCTGTCCCATACATGGTGCCTGAAGGAGTTGCCCATGCCAAGCATCCCAGTGCAGTTCCCAAAGGCCACGCTGTTTCCCTGTGCATCTCTGGAGTTTTCTACAGGAGACACAAGATGAACCAGCATTTATCAGAGGTTAACTCCCCTTCCTCTGTCATTATTGCCTTGCCTTGAAGTTGGGAACTGAATTAAACCCACTTGAATCACCCTGACAAAGCACCTTTGTTCAGCATCACCTTTCCCCTGAATGCCACCTCCTTGCCTGTGTCTCAGTGccagtgcccaccctgggcaTGGGGCAGGTACCTCCCAGGGATGTGTCTGCATCTGGGGTGTCTGGACATCCCACAGACTCATTTGGGGAGGGCAACACACCATCTCCATCTCCTGTTGCTGCAGTCTCTAATTTAGCATGATTAATATAAACACCAGAACAGGTATTGAGCACTAAGTGGTTCTCTTTCTAATTCTAACAAGGGTCAGCAGAAATCATTACTATAAAGCCCACCACTACCTTTAGATGAGTTTTATAcacattttcagtcatttttacaGTCAATTTTAGGGTATTCTAAAGGAGGAAGAGCATTTCCTGGTGGCTGTGATCCATCTCAGCCTGGCTCATGTGACAAGATCTGGCCAAGAGCACTGTGGGTGCACTGCTGTACGTGTTCACCTCCCTCATGGCTCCTGCTACTGGGATGATGGTGGGTGCTGGTATTGGAGGCACCAGTGCCTGCTGGGCTTCCCAGCCCACACTGTTGTATGGGAACTGTAGGCAATATTGGTGGCATGCTGGCCTGGGGCGCACGTATGAGCTGTGCCGCAGCTCATCCACACCGACCTCTACATTCAGGATTTGGGGACTTCACCACCTTGGCCATGTCAATGCATTCAGAAGTACAGTTATGGATCATTAAAagggctttttatttctttattaccACATTTTCACTGCGTTCTCTTAACTTTTGCCTTCCAAGAGCAGAATTGATTCCATTTAGAAGTGTTTATTAAAATTCAATGATTTCTCTAAAACACAGAGATTGCTATGGTCTCTCTTCAACTAACCAGTCCATCCGCCGTCACAGTGTAGCCTCCCCAGCATGGCATAATGCTCCCTTGGGTTAGGTGAGCTTCGTGTTTTGCTTTATCCACTTGACATACTTGGAGACCCTGGTGTAGATGCCGTATTTGCCTGGCTTGGCACATTCCTCACCCCAACTGGTGATCCCTGTGAGAAACCAGGTGCCCTCGATTTCAGTGGTGTAGGGCCCTCCGCTGTCCCCCTCACAGGTGTCCTTGCCCCCGGAAGGGTAGCCTGCGCAGAACATGTTCTGTAGAATGGTGGTGGAGGTGCTCTTGAGGCAGGTTGGCCGGTCAACAAAGGGCACCTTGACAACCTGAAGGATGGTGGCCGGCCGGCCGCGGAAATGCAGGCGGCCCCAGCCACTCACTGTGCCCGTTCCCTGCTTCAGCAGCGTGTTGGTGAACTCCCGGCTGCCCAGGCAGATGGGGGTGACGTAGCTGTTGAAGACGAGGGGCTCGTCCAGCTCCAGGAGGGCAATGTCGTTGTGGTACTCATTGATTGAGCTGTCGTACGTGGGGTGGGGAAGGGCTTTCACCACTTTACgctcctgctctgtgtggtCATTCTTATCAACGTCATGTTCACCTGCAAAGACAAATGTGACTTGGGCTTGATCCCTTCATGGCTGGACCAATGACCATGCCCTGGCAAGGCAATTTCAATGCaattccagcccagctgagTGGCTGCAAAGGGCTGAGCCCTCAGAATGCCAGAAAACTGGTACTGGCCAGGCTCCTAGCTCCCTGTCCAAGGGACCTGGAGGTTCCCTCCTGGCAGCACCTCCTTGGTCCCTGCAGCTGGAAGAACCCGAACCCACAGGTGTGACACTGGGCATACGTGATCCAAACATGTGCCAAAGATCCAGATGTTTTGCCAGAGTTAGTAGCAACATGACTGTTTTGGGGATTTAGCACCCTCGAAGAGATATAAGGGGATGTTGTCCTTGAATCAAAGGGAACAAAGCCTATTGATGAAAAATCTTGCCTTAAATAATTTATTAGTAAAAAGAAACCTGACCTTCACTTTTCTAAAACATCACAGCCACAGGGCAGAATGGGGTGCAGGAGGCTACAAAGTGCCACATCCTGGTGCTCACAGGTGCCCCTGAGTTCTTGCTGCCCTCCCGAGGCTCAGCTGCTCTCAATCGCTGCCGGCAGCTCCAGGCTCCTGCGATTGAGTTGCTGGCAGCCTGTTACTTCCCCTCCCGGCTTGTGTAACAGGTAGAGAGAGGGAAGGCAAAATGTTCTGTGGTCTCAGGTCGGCGAATGGGCAGATCTGAGTCTGGCTGTAGCTTTATCCCCTCTCCTGCCCGCCTGCTGCCTGCGAAGAAGACTGGAGAGCAGGATGACTTTCCCCAATTTCTTTCTCGCAGCCCCAGAGGCTCAGGGTGCGTTTAACCCCTGCTGCGGGGTTTCTACACGCTCTGCTGTGATCTCCAGAATATACCATTTCCTCTAAACAAtatctgcagcactgctggccctgTCCGTGTCCTGTACCTGCTGCGGCTGCCTGCGAGGAGCAGCACGGAGCCTGCGAGAGAGGTGAGGTGGATTTCTGCGGTCACGCTAATGCTGGCGAAGGCGGGaggggtggctgctgctgccgatctgctctgggagggttttttgcGGCGGAGTGTGAGTGCCAGCTCCCTTGCAGGCTGTGTTTCTACAGTATAAACGCAAGACAGATATGGGGGAGACTTTCAGACGGTTTTTCTTACGTTACAGCTGCTTGCTACTGCTGGGGACCTAAAAATATGCTTCAGGGATGAAAGTGGAGAGGCAAAGAAGCACAGGGGAGGGAAATGCTTCTTCCACCTCCTACTATAGATTTTTGGGCCTCCTAAGATGTTATATACAGAGCCAAACACTTAGCATGAATGGATGTGAAGAACTCTGATGTTGCCCATGCTGTGTACATGGTGCAGGCACAAATGCAATTGTCTCTGGAGCCCTGcaaaatcatatttttcttttttgacttGTTGTCTGACCAAAATTCTGTCCTGaaacccagcagtgctgcagagcagtgtgaAGGGAGTGCGAGGGGACCTGGCTGATAACATATCCTAAATGGAGGGACTCTGTGACATGCGGGAGAGAGCCTGAAAGGAGAGGCAGTTTGCATGCAGATGCAGCAAACACAAAACTTCTATCCGGGTGGAAATGTGCTTTTCTGGGAGGAGACTGTTTTTGCACTGGGCATTTTATGCTTTCCTATGTTAGTGGGTGCAAGGCTGGGCTTTCTACTCAGCTTTCCAGCAAAATTGCCTGAAAGTAGATAGCAAAAAATGCTGTGTGCAAAGCTGTGAGCCTCATCCTGCCAGCACCTGGCAGTGATGTCCAGCCTCATGGCACTCAGCTTCCAGGATCCATCCAGGCACACTCAGTAGCTTCACCTTGTTAACATGAAAGATGAAGATGTAGCTTGAGCCCTTTTGATGAGCTTGTTTGCGTAGGTATAAACTCAGTGTGGCAAGGCTGagataaaatgtcatttttgtcACTAATACATTTCATAGTGCTTAAACAGAAAGCATGACTCTTCCATGCCTCCTCTCAGTACTGCTGGTAGCAATTACCAACCACGTCACTGTTCCCCTCCTGTACCTATTGGTGTAACCTATGTAGATATTCATACGGGGAGAAACATTTTGAGAAAGCTCATTCTGCCACAGCTGTGAAATGTGGCACCTTAATGCTCACCCAGGCCTCACGCTGAGTTATCAGCAGACTTCCTAGCAGGAGGACTGGCACAGCTCGGTGCCGTGAGTCAGGGGGAATCACCATTATTCAAGAAGATATACTTTTGTTGTTTAAACTAGCAGCTTCAACCCATTGTGCAGCCTGGCTACACAGCCCCTGTTCTAGTTCCCCAGAGACCCTGCTATACAAGCGTGGTTTCCCACGTGCCAGCCCAGTTTCTCTACCTCAATACATAAATTCCATTTACTTCTGAAAAACTAGGAGAAAAAGTAGTCATCTTTTCCTTGCAAGGAGGTAGTCAGTTTACTGATGCCCCTCTTGAAGTAGCCACTGAATCCTGATAGTTCTCTGAGAGTTATGGAAAAATGTGAGCTCCAAGAGCAAAACTGCCCAGTGAGGCTTGCGTGGCCAGTAGAGATAAACAACCACCACACCAGCTCATGAGGCAGCTTTTTAACTGAAGTCCATAGAGCTTTAAAGTAGCCTGGACGACTCTCTGGCTCAGGTGAGCTTGCCTGTGGTCAGGTTGAGCTGTGTTTTCCATATGGTACAGCATCTCCATGGCTTTGGGACCCAGCTCACTGCTTCCATCAGAGATCTTACAGGAGATCATCAGAGGTACTTACAGGGACCAGGCTAACAAAATGCTGCAACCTGCAGCTGAGGGCCTACCTGCCCTATAGCAACTTGTGCCACACTGCTGCCCACCGTGATGTGGGTCACAGTGTTCTGTGTGATGCCTTGTCCTGGCCCATGCAAGCCTGTCCCacatcccttctctgctctggcCTGATGCTGCCTGAGATGCTCACCTGCCACAATGGTGATATTGTGGCCATGCTTCAAGCAGTGTGCTGCTGTCACCACCCATTTCTCGTTGATGATGGATGCACCACAGAAGCCCTCGCCATTGCTGTTCACCAGGAGAAcctgtgagggcaggaggaaatCACACCTGTGAGATTGTGTAaacctggactagtggaagttgtcactgcccatggcaggagtgttGGAAGTAGATAATCTCTAAGATCCTttcaacctaaaccattctatgatctgGTGAAACTAATGGAGCTAAAAAATGAGGTGCACTGTTCCTTGCAAAGCTGTGCCTTGCAAAcctcccctccctcaacctTCAGCTTAAATTTGGTAAATTCATGGACTACTGGGAAATTTATTGCTGTAGCTCAGTACTGAATTCTTTGTGCCCTATGAGGTAAAGCTGCTGTGATACTgacttgtggggtttttttctcaggaGTTTCCCATCCAGGAAAGTTTTGTTGCTGTGCATAACATCTTGTACAGAAAGAAGCTGTGTTCTTGTTCGACTTGAGACCTAGTCTTATTCTAATCTTGGGTATTTAAAAGTAAGATGATACTGccttcagaaagaaatgaatTGATAGAATCACGGCTGGGATTACAGAAGGTTTGGAGAAATAGACAGTACCTGCCAGGGCACTTCGCCTTTCATGCTGTCTGTCCCGCCGACAACCCGGGTGCCCTCCTTCATTATCGGTGTGATTTTTGctggtgtggctgtgctggtttctGTGATGTTATCAAGCACATCGTCATGAGCATCATCATGGTCATGGCTGGTTATGTTCCAGTTCTCAAAAGTGTTCATGGATCGGGTGAGCTTGGTCTTTGCCTCGGGAGCCGTGATTTTCCCACAGGGATATGGCACTGCAAGAGAAGCAGTCACAGTTGCGACTGGCTGTGTCATGCTGAGAGTTACAGCAACTGAAGGAGCAGGTGAGGAGACAAATGCTGCCTCCTCTCCGCACCCTGTTTGGGACTGACAAGGGAGATACATATCAGTAGACTGACCCTGTGTTCCCTGTGCAAACATGCCTGTGCCTTTGAGCTGCAGTGTGGGTAATATGTAAGAGTAGCAAAAGCATGAGTTGTTTCTGGGCTTTAGAAGTTACATCtgaacagctttaaaaattaaaaaagcttaTGTTGAGCATGCATGCCTGACAGGCTGATGCAGCTGTGCCTTCTCTTGGTGGGATGTGTGGTGCATACCTGGGAGGCTCGTGTCGGGCAACCGGGCACTTGGCTGGCATTTCTACAGCAAGTGACTTCAGAACAATAAACATCCAGCTGGGAGAGGACAGGAAATAAGATCTGCCAATTGTACAGATAATCCTGCTTGGCACCAAGGTGAGGAAAACATTAATAAACTCTTTCTAGAGTTGTAGCCTTTCTCTGTTAATGAAGCTTTCATCTGCAGGCTCATTTTAGACAAGCTCTTCCCATTTCTCTCCTACGCAATGTGTGCAGAATTCCTGCTGATAGTGGCAGTCAAAATAGTAAATAGCATCAGGCATTGTCTTTCATCTGAAAAGCTTTTGACAGCACTGAGCAAACAAACATTAGTGTAAAATCAGATGTGAGCGTGGCCTACAGAGATTtcatcctttatttttaaacagtccGCTTTAGGAACAGGACTTAAATAAGTGTTGAGTGATGGCAAGTGCTACCCATGAGGTTAGGCTGGGAAATGAAGGTTTCAGAGCCAACAAAAGCTAAGCTTTTGCAGGAAGGGCAATTACCCAACCTGAAAGATGATCTTACTGCTAACAGTAAACTTTTCTGGTCTAGTGAAAGTGATACAACACGTTGGGCCTGAGCTCTTAATGTCTTTGTTAACAGGACTCTCAGCCTAAGATACTTGCTACACGGATTGCTGAAAGCCATCACTTTCAAGAGTTCAAAGTCTTCCTGGCTGTAGCTGTCAGACCTTAGCAAACTAACTCACCTGTGCGGGTTCCTGCATGCAAGCTTGGGTGTGCAAGCTCATTACACTCAGATGTTAGAAATATGATAGCATCAAATGTTAAATTGACCTCATATGACAAAATATTTATCTACAAagtttcctctcttctctgtcaGATGTGCTTCTGAGATGTTTGTGCCCAATTAACTTGCTGTGTTgaggtggtttgggtttggatttgtcTGTGTAGTTAGTTATTATAACAGCCCAAGAGCAGGGTAAAGCTGGGGAACATAAAAAGAACCAGCTATTCTTTAGCCCTATATGAAGCTGTAGCCTCAAGCAACACATTTCCCTTCCACTCCACTTGAGCCACAACTAAATCACCTCATTTGACTGGTTGTCATTGAGGGTCTCTGAAAATACACACTGTTGGGAGGACACACCACCATAAAGCTTTACTTGTATCCATCCAACTCAGGTAATTATAAATGGGTGATGGCCAGCCATGAAATGGACCATCAAGAAGGATTTACAGTAAGAAAGAtaatcttttcttctgaaaaagtCCAAAGCATCCTCAGTGTAGAAGCAGTAACTAAATAGTAGCTTCTATGGAAAGAACATGGGAGTGAGCTCTGGCTGGTTGGATGCTGGTGTAGCTGAACATCATTTTCTGCCTCCAGAAATCTACTGATCGGTATCTACCATATAATATGGCTGCAAGTGACAGAGTAGCTTGTGCAAGCAGTGATCTGAAACAAGCATTTGCGTTATGAAAAAATTCCTGGACAACTACCCTCCTTCTCCACCCACCTAAGCTAAAAAAAGGATGTTAAATGGAATACTTTGAGCTTGACCTCACATCTGCCCTTCGGAAAGTGTCAGGCTCCTTACATTTGctaagcaggaaaacaaggcTGGCTTCCAACATGATATTGCATTTCTATGAGATTCATGTATCTAAATCCAGAACAAGACCTTGAAAACTTTAACCCAAACCTCTTAAAAAAAGTTCAAAAGTTAACCTATAGGTTCACAGGACTTTCCATCTTCATGAAGTCTATAGCCAGTGGCACAGGAACACACAACCTTCTGTGGCGGATCATGACTGCAAAAGTGCTTGCAGCCTCCATTTTTGATAGCACAAGTGAAgtctgaaaggaaggaaaaggaaactgtGAGAGGTCTTTTGAAACACAACCAGTCAGAGATTTGTTGGGACTTTTGGGCTCAGCAACACACTGTGGTGCACCAGACTATAGATAGCATGATTGTTTGCAAGTAGAGCATCCTTCCAAATCACATTCCTGCTCAGAATGAAGCAGCATCAGGCAACTCTTTGAAAAGGCAGGTTAAGGAGCCTATGCAAGGTTCCATACAGAGTTCTGGCACAACCTCCTGCCTCCAACAACTGTGTGCTGTCTGAAATTTGGCAGCCTGACCATACAGGACTCCTGCAAATATTTGGTTACAAGCCATGTGATTTCTCCGCCATTGTGCTGCTTTCCTCCCCCTGTGCTTACAGCAATCCAGCCCTGGTGTGAATGCTTACAGAGAACACCGTGTGTCAGATGGGAGCAAAGGCTGAACCCAGGCATGGCTTTGTCCTGGAATTATCACTGGGCTCTGAATGAAAACCTCAAGCAAAGCCATATGTTATTCCTGACATACCAATAAATCATTGCAGCCTGATGTGTAAGATCCATTTCAGCTGGATGCTTGATGAAACATGTCCCAGTCTGAGACAGAGTGAGATTCTCATGTTTTGCACCTGTCTTTTCCCACTCCACTCCTCTGTGGTGGGAACACCATCCCTTGGAGATGGGAAAGCACTAATCCACACAGGCCCTTTCAATTCTCATTGAGTTTTCAAATAACTTCACAGCAGAAAACTCCACTCCTACTATGTCAAGAACACCCTTCCTGTAGCCATTTTAATGCCATCATCTACTATTTTTGCAGAGCTCCTCTTCACGCCTCACTTCTAGCTCTATTTTTGCTCCTGTCTCACTTCCACAAGAAATCTGCAATGAGACTATTTAAATTTGATGCAGCTTTGAAATGCTCTTTTTAACGTACACTCCACTCTTGCCAGAGCAGAAGCACAACTAGAAAGAGAATCTTTTATTAGTGCAGTGAGTCTAGCACATTATGCGAGTCGCACAGCCCCTGATTATATTATAAGAGCTGAATATCCCTCTTGCTTAAATTATCAGCTGTTTGGTTTTCATAAATTCCTCAACcatcaggaaaatatttgccttttgtttgcCTTCAGAATCAAGGTTGCTGCTGATAATTATAATTATGAATTCAGCAGAGTGCCATGAAGAGGAGGCTGGGGTAATCCTGTCCTGCTCAACACCTGCTGCCCAtgtgggatgagaaatggaGAGGAGGAATTGGAGAATGGGGACCCCACTGGGGTCAGTGAAAAACTGTTGCTATCAGTGGGTGAGCACGTTGTCACCAGCTGATGAGCAGCCCCAGAAAACCTTGTGCTGGAGAGATAAAGGAAGCTCTCTGTGTCAACATTTGTGCTGGCAACCACAGATGAACAAAAGACCTTGAGCCCAAGACTCCACTGAACCCTGTATAAGAGCAGGTGCTCAGAAGAGGTGGAGCTGGGGCTCAACCATGGGCTGGAGAAGACAGAAATATCTGCTCCTGTAACCCCAAGCATGTTCCCCTGCAATTCCATTGCCAACAGGATGAATATATGCTTTCCTACAGTGCCTTACAACAAGGCAAAATGTGTCTGAAATATCCTCCAGAAGGATGAAACTGTGCAGCCACTTTGACCCCATGGGATTTCAAATAGAGCAGAACCCCTGGATGAGCCCTCAGTACATACCTATCTCACAGTTTCTGCCTTCATACCcagctgggcaccagcacaCATAGGAATTTATTTCATCCTTGCAAACGGCTCCATTTTTGCATGGGTTGGGGTCACACTGGTCTCCATCTTGGAGAGAAGACAGAAGAGTTAACAAATCTGAGTGTCTACCATGGCTGGTGCCAACCACATAGTGGGGCCTTGCTCTGTGCAGGCCTCCTGTTAAAGATGAGCAATCTTTCTTTGTAATGAAAATAAGTCAGATCCTGGCACCCAAGTATGCAACAGACAATGTCAGCACT
Above is a window of Pithys albifrons albifrons isolate INPA30051 chromosome 14, PitAlb_v1, whole genome shotgun sequence DNA encoding:
- the F9 gene encoding coagulation factor IX is translated as MLSARGLGSGKKMANIPLILSICLLGACLGDESTVFIENKEASSVLQRQKRANSNRLEELIAGNLERECIEEKCSFEEAREVFENGEKTMEFWKTYVDGDQCDPNPCKNGAVCKDEINSYVCWCPAGYEGRNCEIDFTCAIKNGGCKHFCSHDPPQKVVCSCATGYRLHEDGKSCEPIVPYPCGKITAPEAKTKLTRSMNTFENWNITSHDHDDAHDDVLDNITETSTATPAKITPIMKEGTRVVGGTDSMKGEVPWQVLLVNSNGEGFCGASIINEKWVVTAAHCLKHGHNITIVAGEHDVDKNDHTEQERKVVKALPHPTYDSSINEYHNDIALLELDEPLVFNSYVTPICLGSREFTNTLLKQGTGTVSGWGRLHFRGRPATILQVVKVPFVDRPTCLKSTSTTILQNMFCAGYPSGGKDTCEGDSGGPYTTEIEGTWFLTGITSWGEECAKPGKYGIYTRVSKYVKWIKQNTKLT